A genomic stretch from Larimichthys crocea isolate SSNF chromosome XXII, L_crocea_2.0, whole genome shotgun sequence includes:
- the mogat3b gene encoding 2-acylglycerol O-acyltransferase 3b isoform X2, with the protein MIWSKCVLHVLCGLGESASSPLSSEKRSGMTEGKSQWKEFVEAVSVLQWVLSFLFLGLTCIILMVYLMFTSLWPLPALYFTWMVLADWQTPERGGRKMTFVRRWRVWDHYRDYFPVKLVKTAELSPDKNYVLGCHPHGIMSAGAFSCFSTESSGFAQTFPGMRARLVVLAGMFRIPLFREYLMCAGICPVSRPSLVHLLSKTGKGNAVVIIIGGAAESLSSCPGANTHTVVVKDRKGFVRVALEFGADLVPVYSFGENELFQQVIFSDGSLGRRLQDLFKRIVGFAPCLFVGERMAFLPYRTPVTTVVGSPIPVPRRVTPTQEEVDHYHRLYMEGLSKLFHQHKVSCGLPESHKLRII; encoded by the exons ATGATCTGGTCAAAGTGCGTCCTGCACGTCCTGTGTGGACTCGGTGAATCTGCATCCAGTCCGCTCAGCTCGGAGAAG CGTTCAGGAATGACTGAAGGGAAGAGTCAGTGGAAGGAGTTTGTGGAGGCGGTCAGTGTTCTGCAATGGGTGCTGTCCTTCCTCTTCTTAG GACTGACCTGCATCATCCTGATGGTGTACCTCATGTTCACCTCGCTGTGGCCGCTCCCCGCTCTCTACTTCACCTGGATGGTGCTGGCCGACTGGCAGACACCTGAAAGAg gagggaggaagatgacgttcgtgaggaggtggagggtctGGGATCACTACAGAGATTATTTTCCTGTCAAA CTCGTGAAGACCGCCGAGCTGAGCCCGGACAAGAACTACGTCCTGGGTTGTCATCCTCACGGCATCATGAGCGCCGGGGCCTTCTCCTGCTTCTCCACAGAGAGCAGCGGCTTCGCTCAGACGTTTCCCGGGATGCGAGCTCGCCTGGTGGTCCTGGCGGGAATGTTCAGGATCCCTCTCTTCAGGGAGTACTTAATGTGTGCAG GTATTTGTCCAGTCAGCAGACCGAGCCTTGTCCACCTCCTGTCAAAGACGGGGAAGGGGAACGCGGTGGTGATCATCATAGGGGGCGCTGCAGAGTCTCTGTCATCGTGTCCTggagccaacacacacacagtggtggtGAAGGACAGGAAGGGGTTTGTCCGGGTCGCCCTGGAGTTCGG GGCTGATCTGGTGCCGGTCTACTCATTCGGGGAGAACGAGCTCTTTCAGCAGGTGATCTTCTCAGACGGCAGCCTCGGTCGGAGGTTACAGGACCTGTTCAAGAGGATCGTGGGTTTCGCTCCCTGTCTGTTCGTCGGTGAGCGCATGGCGTTCCTGCCCTACAGGACTCCGGTCACCACTGTCG TGGGGAGTCCGATCCCAGTGCCAAGGCGAGTCACGCCTACTCAGGAGGAGGTGGACCACTATCACAGACTGTACATGGAGGGACTGTCCAAGTTATTCCACCAACACAAGGTCAGCTGTGGACTCCCTGAAAGTCACAAGCTTCGGATCATTTAG
- the mogat3b gene encoding 2-acylglycerol O-acyltransferase 3b isoform X1 yields MFICVSKFLGSGSVISSLMIWSKCVLHVLCGLGESASSPLSSEKRSGMTEGKSQWKEFVEAVSVLQWVLSFLFLGLTCIILMVYLMFTSLWPLPALYFTWMVLADWQTPERGGRKMTFVRRWRVWDHYRDYFPVKLVKTAELSPDKNYVLGCHPHGIMSAGAFSCFSTESSGFAQTFPGMRARLVVLAGMFRIPLFREYLMCAGICPVSRPSLVHLLSKTGKGNAVVIIIGGAAESLSSCPGANTHTVVVKDRKGFVRVALEFGADLVPVYSFGENELFQQVIFSDGSLGRRLQDLFKRIVGFAPCLFVGERMAFLPYRTPVTTVVGSPIPVPRRVTPTQEEVDHYHRLYMEGLSKLFHQHKVSCGLPESHKLRII; encoded by the exons atgtttatctgtgtgtcaaAGTTTCTGGGGAGTGGATCTGTTATCAGCAGCTTGATGATCTGGTCAAAGTGCGTCCTGCACGTCCTGTGTGGACTCGGTGAATCTGCATCCAGTCCGCTCAGCTCGGAGAAG CGTTCAGGAATGACTGAAGGGAAGAGTCAGTGGAAGGAGTTTGTGGAGGCGGTCAGTGTTCTGCAATGGGTGCTGTCCTTCCTCTTCTTAG GACTGACCTGCATCATCCTGATGGTGTACCTCATGTTCACCTCGCTGTGGCCGCTCCCCGCTCTCTACTTCACCTGGATGGTGCTGGCCGACTGGCAGACACCTGAAAGAg gagggaggaagatgacgttcgtgaggaggtggagggtctGGGATCACTACAGAGATTATTTTCCTGTCAAA CTCGTGAAGACCGCCGAGCTGAGCCCGGACAAGAACTACGTCCTGGGTTGTCATCCTCACGGCATCATGAGCGCCGGGGCCTTCTCCTGCTTCTCCACAGAGAGCAGCGGCTTCGCTCAGACGTTTCCCGGGATGCGAGCTCGCCTGGTGGTCCTGGCGGGAATGTTCAGGATCCCTCTCTTCAGGGAGTACTTAATGTGTGCAG GTATTTGTCCAGTCAGCAGACCGAGCCTTGTCCACCTCCTGTCAAAGACGGGGAAGGGGAACGCGGTGGTGATCATCATAGGGGGCGCTGCAGAGTCTCTGTCATCGTGTCCTggagccaacacacacacagtggtggtGAAGGACAGGAAGGGGTTTGTCCGGGTCGCCCTGGAGTTCGG GGCTGATCTGGTGCCGGTCTACTCATTCGGGGAGAACGAGCTCTTTCAGCAGGTGATCTTCTCAGACGGCAGCCTCGGTCGGAGGTTACAGGACCTGTTCAAGAGGATCGTGGGTTTCGCTCCCTGTCTGTTCGTCGGTGAGCGCATGGCGTTCCTGCCCTACAGGACTCCGGTCACCACTGTCG TGGGGAGTCCGATCCCAGTGCCAAGGCGAGTCACGCCTACTCAGGAGGAGGTGGACCACTATCACAGACTGTACATGGAGGGACTGTCCAAGTTATTCCACCAACACAAGGTCAGCTGTGGACTCCCTGAAAGTCACAAGCTTCGGATCATTTAG